Proteins from a genomic interval of Gordonia sp. SL306:
- a CDS encoding aldehyde dehydrogenase family protein has translation MSTSSNPWDEKIFDGGWVAGGAGTLDVTAPATGEVLATVGAADRDDLDAAARAATSAQRTWAALPYTERAAVMTRAAALLTDDPSRLTRWLVPESGSGQGKAAFEAGLVTSELSEAAGLASQPYGQVLRSQKPRMSIGRHVPVGVVGVISPFNFPAILSMRSVAPALALGNAVILKPDPRTPIAGGLALAELLADAGLPAGLLHVLPGGADVGAALVDHPDIPCISFTGSTAAGRKIGEAAAPLLKKVHLELGGNNAVLVLPDADVDAAASAGAWGSFLHQGQICMTAGRHLVPAALADEYTAKLAEKARHIPVGDPTDPANALGPIIDEGQLKKVDEIVQSSVLAGATLEAGGTYQGLFYRPTVLGNVPTDAQAFTQEIFGPVAPVSTYESVDEAIDIINSSEYGLSVSILTANAFKAFDLADRIRSGAIHINDQTVDDEAVAPFGGTKASGTGGHFGTSANLDTFCDLQWVTMQAEIEKYPF, from the coding sequence ATGAGCACCTCGAGCAATCCCTGGGACGAGAAGATCTTCGACGGCGGGTGGGTCGCGGGTGGCGCGGGAACCCTCGACGTCACCGCTCCGGCGACCGGCGAGGTGCTGGCCACCGTGGGTGCCGCCGACCGCGACGACCTCGACGCCGCGGCGCGCGCAGCGACCTCCGCCCAACGCACCTGGGCAGCGTTGCCCTACACCGAACGCGCCGCGGTGATGACCCGCGCCGCCGCGCTGCTCACCGACGATCCGTCCCGTCTGACCCGGTGGCTGGTACCCGAGTCGGGTTCCGGTCAGGGCAAGGCGGCCTTCGAGGCCGGACTCGTCACGTCCGAGCTGTCCGAGGCAGCCGGGCTGGCGTCGCAGCCATACGGCCAGGTCCTCCGCAGTCAGAAGCCCCGTATGTCGATCGGTCGGCACGTCCCGGTCGGCGTCGTCGGGGTGATCAGTCCGTTCAATTTCCCGGCGATCCTCTCGATGCGGTCGGTCGCGCCGGCGCTCGCGCTGGGGAATGCCGTGATCCTCAAACCCGATCCGCGCACCCCGATCGCGGGTGGCCTCGCCCTGGCGGAACTGCTCGCCGACGCGGGCCTGCCTGCGGGCCTCCTGCACGTCCTCCCCGGTGGCGCCGACGTCGGAGCCGCGCTCGTGGATCACCCCGACATCCCGTGCATCTCCTTCACCGGTTCGACGGCCGCGGGCCGCAAGATCGGTGAGGCCGCCGCGCCGCTGCTCAAGAAGGTCCATCTCGAGCTCGGCGGCAACAACGCGGTGCTGGTCCTGCCCGACGCCGACGTCGATGCCGCGGCGTCGGCCGGCGCCTGGGGCTCCTTCCTCCACCAGGGACAGATCTGTATGACGGCCGGTCGTCATCTCGTCCCGGCCGCACTGGCCGACGAGTACACCGCGAAGCTGGCCGAGAAAGCCCGCCACATCCCGGTCGGTGATCCCACCGACCCCGCCAACGCCCTCGGGCCGATCATCGACGAAGGCCAACTGAAGAAGGTCGACGAGATCGTGCAGTCGTCGGTGCTGGCAGGCGCGACGCTGGAGGCCGGCGGCACCTACCAGGGCCTGTTCTATCGGCCAACGGTTCTCGGCAACGTCCCGACCGATGCCCAGGCCTTCACACAGGAGATCTTCGGTCCGGTCGCGCCGGTGAGCACCTACGAGAGCGTCGACGAGGCGATCGACATCATCAACTCGTCGGAATACGGGTTGTCGGTGTCGATCCTCACCGCCAACGCCTTCAAGGCCTTCGACCTCGCGGATCGGATCCGCTCCGGCGCGATCCACATCAACGACCAGACCGTCGACGACGAGGCCGTCGCGCCGTTCGGCGGCACCAAGGCGTCGGGTACCGGCGGACACTTCGGCACCTCGGCGAATCTGGACACGTTCTGCGATCTGCAATGGGTCACCATGCAGGCGGAGATCGAAAAGTACCCGTTCTGA
- the panD gene encoding aspartate 1-decarboxylase, with the protein MFRTMMKSKIHRARVTQADLHYVGSVTIDQDLLDAADLLEGEQVTIVDIDNGARLETYVIAGERGSGVIGINGAAAHLVHPDDLVIIIAYGILDEAELREYSPSVVFVDDRNRVLESGSDPARVPDGSGLLDPRELVQAPA; encoded by the coding sequence ATGTTCCGCACCATGATGAAATCGAAGATCCACCGTGCCAGGGTCACCCAGGCCGACCTACATTACGTCGGGTCGGTGACGATCGACCAGGATCTGCTCGATGCCGCGGATCTGCTCGAGGGTGAGCAGGTCACCATCGTCGACATCGACAACGGTGCCCGCCTCGAGACCTACGTGATCGCCGGCGAGCGTGGGTCCGGCGTCATCGGGATCAACGGTGCAGCAGCCCATCTCGTTCATCCGGACGATCTGGTCATCATCATCGCCTACGGCATCCTCGACGAGGCCGAACTGCGCGAGTACTCCCCGTCTGTGGTCTTCGTGGACGACCGCAACCGGGTCCTCGAATCCGGTTCCGATCCGGCCCGTGTGCCGGACGGCTCCGGGCTGCTGGATCCGCGCGAGCTCGTGCAGGCGCCCGCCTGA
- a CDS encoding DUF6779 domain-containing protein: protein MTTSNGRSTESRRSGRSVGQWLLGLLIVLALVASILMVFTDQLSVSGSLAVIAALWAAVIGAILVTKFRRQAETAESKSRDLRLVYELQLEREIAARRQYELDVETTIRKEVSAESNEELAELKQQVLALRSSLEMLLGESLPEQRTALPNEKLRELASGIGGERPSTSSTYGQRFGTDDSVLAARDFAATAPAAGAGRHVPADVDPNEMTEVIPVITDDDPMSGRIATEVPEDTIDEQVEDAVLAEPEDVGSPSTGSFFTTSAPTPSSPTPTGYVDETPTDEWKVAARSGAPVDPDDVAVDAEETIVADAAPAERPVTETPVTETPVTETPAADEPQAVGEQVVEEETSGEAASTTSGRHESSGESSSPVLQQGRRRRRDDDDGDSAHSAGLPVSELLSQLRQSGSPGGGRRRRED from the coding sequence ATGACGACCTCGAACGGCCGTTCCACCGAGTCGCGGCGATCCGGTAGATCGGTGGGACAGTGGCTGCTCGGTCTGCTCATCGTGCTCGCCCTGGTCGCCAGCATTCTGATGGTCTTCACCGATCAGCTGTCCGTGTCGGGTTCCCTCGCGGTGATCGCGGCGCTCTGGGCGGCGGTGATCGGGGCGATCCTGGTCACCAAGTTCCGGCGGCAAGCGGAGACCGCGGAGTCGAAGAGCCGGGATCTGCGTCTGGTCTACGAACTCCAGCTCGAGCGCGAGATCGCCGCGCGCCGTCAGTACGAACTCGACGTCGAGACCACCATCCGCAAAGAGGTCAGCGCGGAATCCAACGAGGAACTCGCCGAGCTCAAGCAGCAGGTGCTGGCGTTGCGGTCGAGCCTGGAGATGCTGCTCGGCGAATCGCTCCCAGAGCAACGGACCGCCCTGCCGAACGAGAAACTGCGCGAGCTGGCATCCGGCATCGGCGGAGAGCGCCCGAGCACGAGTTCGACGTACGGCCAGAGGTTCGGCACCGACGACAGCGTGCTGGCGGCCCGCGACTTCGCTGCCACCGCGCCTGCGGCCGGCGCCGGCCGCCACGTGCCCGCCGACGTCGACCCCAACGAGATGACCGAGGTCATCCCCGTGATCACCGACGACGACCCGATGTCGGGCCGGATCGCGACCGAGGTGCCCGAGGACACCATCGACGAACAGGTCGAGGACGCCGTGCTGGCCGAGCCGGAGGACGTCGGCTCGCCGTCCACCGGGTCGTTCTTCACCACGTCCGCGCCGACCCCTTCGTCGCCGACGCCGACCGGGTACGTCGACGAGACGCCGACCGACGAGTGGAAGGTGGCGGCACGGTCGGGAGCTCCGGTCGACCCGGACGACGTCGCGGTCGACGCGGAGGAGACCATCGTCGCCGATGCCGCTCCCGCCGAGAGGCCCGTGACCGAGACCCCTGTGACCGAGACCCCCGTGACCGAGACCCCTGCGGCCGACGAGCCCCAGGCCGTCGGGGAGCAGGTCGTCGAGGAGGAGACGTCGGGCGAGGCAGCGTCCACCACCTCGGGCCGTCACGAGTCGTCGGGGGAGAGCAGCAGTCCCGTCTTGCAGCAGGGACGACGTCGTCGGCGTGACGATGACGACGGCGACAGCGCCCATTCGGCAGGCCTGCCCGTCTCGGAGCTGCTGAGTCAGCTGCGCCAGTCCGGCTCACCGGGCGGTGGCCGTCGCCGCCGCGAGGACTGA
- the lysS gene encoding lysine--tRNA ligase — MSNTPTTPDAAAPDAGSAASGSNLTDDNTPEQVRIRQEKREAILGDGREAYPVSIPRTHSLSEIRTTFPDLEAGSETGEIVGVAGRVIFLRNKGKLCFATLQEGDGTQLQAMVSFNGVGEESLGRWKSEVDLGDIVYIHGEVISSRTGELSVMADDWQMASKALRPLPVAHKDMSEESRVRQRYVDLIVRPEARSIARTRVAVMAELRKALGNRGFLEVETPMLQTLHGGAAARPFVTHSNAFDIDLFLRIAPELFLKRCIVGGIERVFEVNRNFRNEGADSTHSPEFAMLETYQAYGTYDDAAVMTRELVQEVSQNALGTLTPTMPDGSDYDLSGEWTSLEMYPSLSEALGEEIVPVQTTVDELLAIAARVGLEVPKDKGYGHGKLVEELWEHMVGQHLMQPVFIRDFPVETSPLVRSHRSVPGVVEKWDLYIRGFELATGYSELVDPVIQRERFVDQARLAAAGDDEAMQLDEEFLTAIEYGMPPTAGTGMGIDRLLMALTGLGIRETILFPLVKPRL; from the coding sequence GTGAGCAACACCCCGACCACCCCCGATGCAGCCGCCCCCGACGCCGGGAGCGCAGCGAGCGGGTCGAATCTGACCGACGACAACACGCCGGAACAGGTCCGGATCCGTCAGGAGAAGCGCGAGGCCATCCTGGGGGACGGGCGCGAAGCATATCCGGTGTCCATCCCGCGGACGCACAGCCTGTCGGAGATCCGCACCACCTTCCCCGACCTGGAGGCCGGCTCCGAGACCGGGGAGATCGTCGGTGTCGCGGGCCGCGTCATCTTCCTGCGCAACAAGGGCAAGCTGTGCTTCGCAACCCTCCAGGAGGGGGACGGTACCCAGCTGCAGGCGATGGTGAGCTTCAACGGCGTCGGCGAGGAATCCCTCGGGCGGTGGAAGTCCGAGGTCGATCTCGGCGACATCGTCTACATCCACGGCGAGGTGATCAGTTCCCGCACCGGCGAGCTCTCGGTGATGGCCGACGACTGGCAGATGGCGTCGAAGGCCTTGCGGCCCTTGCCTGTCGCGCACAAGGACATGAGCGAGGAATCGCGGGTGCGGCAGCGCTACGTGGACCTGATCGTCCGGCCGGAGGCGCGCAGCATCGCCCGGACCCGCGTCGCGGTGATGGCCGAACTCCGTAAGGCACTGGGCAATCGGGGTTTCCTCGAGGTCGAGACGCCGATGCTGCAGACCCTGCACGGCGGTGCCGCCGCCCGGCCGTTCGTCACCCACTCCAACGCGTTCGACATCGACCTCTTCCTGCGGATCGCGCCAGAATTGTTCCTCAAGCGGTGCATCGTGGGCGGCATCGAGAGGGTGTTCGAGGTCAACCGCAACTTCCGCAACGAGGGGGCCGACTCCACCCACTCACCCGAGTTCGCGATGCTGGAGACCTATCAGGCCTACGGCACCTACGACGACGCCGCGGTGATGACTCGTGAACTGGTGCAAGAGGTTTCGCAGAACGCGCTCGGCACCCTGACGCCGACGATGCCGGACGGATCGGATTACGACCTCTCCGGCGAGTGGACGTCGCTGGAGATGTATCCGTCGTTGTCGGAGGCGCTGGGGGAGGAGATCGTCCCCGTGCAGACGACGGTCGACGAGTTGCTCGCCATCGCCGCACGCGTCGGCCTCGAGGTCCCCAAGGACAAGGGTTACGGCCACGGCAAGCTCGTCGAGGAACTCTGGGAGCACATGGTGGGTCAGCACCTGATGCAGCCGGTGTTCATCCGTGACTTCCCGGTGGAGACCTCGCCGCTGGTCCGGTCGCACCGTTCGGTGCCAGGCGTGGTCGAGAAGTGGGACCTCTACATCCGCGGATTCGAGTTGGCCACAGGCTATTCCGAGCTCGTCGACCCGGTGATCCAGCGTGAGCGCTTCGTCGACCAGGCCCGGCTCGCGGCCGCAGGCGACGACGAGGCCATGCAACTCGACGAGGAGTTCCTCACCGCCATCGAGTACGGCATGCCCCCGACCGCGGGCACCGGCATGGGTATCGATCGACTGCTGATGGCGCTGACCGGTCTCGGTATCCGTGAGACCATCCTGTTCCCGCTGGTCAAGCCCCGCCTCTGA
- a CDS encoding type III pantothenate kinase has protein sequence MLLTVDVGNTNIHLGVFAGSGEHATMVRDWRIHTEPNLTSDELALLFRGLLGSDVEQVTGVAALSTVPSLLRELRVMVPRYYGDGHHHVLLEPGVRTGVPLLVDNPKEVGTDRVANCVAAHHNYPDGPVIVVAFGTATVVDAISAKGEFLGGAIAPGVNLAVEALSDHTVTVRRVELMPPRSVLGKNTVEALQSGILYGFAGQVDGLVDRVRDTVDGFDSDDVTVVATGYLAPLMFEECETLTVHHPYLTLDGLRLVHERSKQQRGRAR, from the coding sequence ATGCTGCTCACCGTCGACGTCGGGAACACCAACATCCACCTCGGCGTGTTCGCCGGCAGCGGCGAACACGCGACCATGGTGCGCGACTGGCGAATCCACACGGAGCCGAATCTGACGTCGGATGAGCTCGCGCTGCTCTTCCGCGGCCTGCTCGGTTCCGACGTCGAGCAGGTGACCGGCGTCGCTGCGCTGTCCACCGTGCCGTCGTTGCTGCGCGAATTGCGCGTGATGGTGCCGCGCTACTACGGCGACGGCCACCACCACGTCCTACTGGAACCCGGTGTGCGGACCGGGGTTCCGCTGCTCGTCGACAACCCGAAAGAAGTCGGGACCGACCGCGTCGCGAACTGTGTTGCGGCGCATCATAATTACCCGGACGGTCCGGTCATCGTGGTGGCGTTCGGGACGGCAACGGTCGTCGACGCGATCTCGGCGAAGGGGGAGTTCCTCGGCGGTGCCATCGCGCCGGGTGTGAACCTCGCGGTCGAGGCGCTGTCCGATCACACCGTCACGGTGCGCAGGGTCGAGTTGATGCCACCCCGCAGCGTGCTGGGCAAGAACACCGTGGAGGCACTGCAATCGGGCATCCTCTACGGCTTCGCCGGGCAGGTGGACGGCCTCGTCGACCGGGTGCGCGACACCGTCGACGGCTTCGACTCCGACGACGTGACGGTGGTGGCCACCGGCTACCTCGCGCCGCTGATGTTCGAGGAGTGCGAGACGCTCACCGTCCACCATCCCTACCTCACGCTGGACGGACTCCGGCTGGTCCACGAGCGGTCGAAGCAACAGCGAGGCCGCGCCCGCTAG
- a CDS encoding rhodanese-like domain-containing protein — translation MTAVLASIDAVVDPSHPIVATSTDAPLSIQCAEYAQHVVDGATAVDVRSQRKRQTDGVLTGALAIDPTDVLARLTPGDPESLRGATPDARWLLVSDDGHEAEWLAWHLQARGVTGAVFVVGGFRALRRAQVTGRFSDQELAAISAH, via the coding sequence ATGACCGCCGTTCTCGCATCCATCGATGCCGTCGTTGATCCCTCCCACCCGATCGTCGCAACCTCGACCGACGCTCCCCTGTCGATCCAGTGCGCCGAGTACGCCCAGCATGTCGTCGACGGGGCAACCGCCGTCGACGTACGCAGCCAGCGCAAACGCCAGACCGACGGGGTGCTCACCGGAGCGCTGGCGATCGATCCGACCGACGTTCTCGCACGCCTGACGCCCGGCGATCCGGAGTCGCTGCGCGGTGCCACCCCCGATGCGCGCTGGCTACTGGTCAGCGACGACGGGCACGAGGCCGAATGGCTGGCCTGGCATCTGCAGGCGCGTGGCGTCACCGGTGCGGTCTTCGTCGTCGGGGGTTTCCGGGCGTTGCGTCGGGCGCAGGTTACCGGTCGCTTCAGCGATCAGGAACTCGCCGCCATCTCCGCGCACTGA
- the folK gene encoding 2-amino-4-hydroxy-6-hydroxymethyldihydropteridine diphosphokinase: MTATRAVLSAGSNIGDRLGHLNSVVERFADDLVAVSPVYSTPPWGGVEQEDFYNITFIVEGPRGPYEWLAIGAELEEAADRTREVRWGPRTLDVDVITVSEGVDVVRSDDPRLLLPHPRAAERAFVLIPWLVIEPDATLWTPEGTQAVATLVDRIDPSECAGVVPVAQLSVTRRR, from the coding sequence ATGACCGCGACGCGGGCCGTGCTGTCGGCCGGCTCCAACATCGGTGACCGGCTCGGTCACCTGAACTCGGTCGTCGAGCGGTTCGCCGACGACCTCGTCGCCGTGTCGCCGGTCTACTCGACGCCACCGTGGGGTGGGGTCGAGCAGGAGGACTTCTACAACATCACGTTCATCGTCGAGGGTCCGCGGGGTCCGTACGAGTGGCTGGCGATCGGCGCAGAACTCGAGGAGGCCGCCGACCGCACGCGTGAGGTCCGGTGGGGTCCGCGGACGCTCGACGTCGACGTGATCACGGTGAGCGAGGGCGTCGACGTGGTGCGCAGCGACGATCCGCGGCTGCTGCTCCCGCATCCCCGGGCTGCTGAACGGGCCTTTGTGCTCATCCCGTGGCTCGTGATCGAACCGGACGCCACCCTGTGGACGCCCGAGGGCACGCAGGCCGTGGCGACCCTGGTCGATCGGATCGATCCGTCGGAGTGCGCCGGGGTGGTGCCGGTGGCGCAGCTGTCGGTCACGAGGCGCCGATGA
- a CDS encoding DUF3180 domain-containing protein — translation MTEPRRPSRRDQDEEPGLGPTRLRDLTVIAVIVAVTAFVLVRYNYGSLPPMPLLAGIVLYVLAALEVLIAFIVRARVASRDVGRARGQLHPITAARVLALAKASAILGAIAVGVWTGLLIFLATRHDLAAADHDLPGSIVGVVGGVVLVAAALWLEYCCRAPDDPTDDPVGGHPGPA, via the coding sequence ATGACCGAGCCACGACGGCCGTCGCGCCGCGATCAGGACGAAGAGCCGGGGCTCGGGCCGACTCGGCTGCGCGATCTGACGGTGATCGCCGTCATCGTCGCGGTGACGGCTTTCGTCCTGGTGCGCTACAACTACGGCAGCCTGCCGCCGATGCCGCTGCTCGCCGGGATCGTGCTCTACGTCCTGGCCGCCCTCGAGGTGCTGATCGCCTTCATCGTCCGTGCCCGGGTGGCGTCGCGGGATGTCGGGCGGGCGCGGGGACAGTTGCACCCGATCACCGCTGCCCGCGTCCTGGCGCTGGCGAAGGCGTCGGCCATCCTGGGCGCGATCGCAGTGGGCGTCTGGACGGGTCTGCTGATCTTCCTCGCCACCCGACATGACCTGGCGGCGGCCGATCACGACCTGCCCGGCTCGATCGTCGGGGTCGTCGGCGGCGTGGTGCTGGTGGCTGCTGCGCTGTGGCTCGAGTATTGCTGCCGCGCACCGGATGATCCGACCGACGACCCGGTCGGGGGCCATCCGGGGCCCGCCTGA
- the panC gene encoding pantoate--beta-alanine ligase — translation MTSDLSEKSYTPGELTVHRDPATLQRVSRALRQAGKRVVLVPTMGALHAGHLELVRAARSRGNTVVIVSIFVNPLQFGENEDLDAYPRTFDDDCALLRPLGVELVFAPTAAGMYPNGRRTMVQPGPAGAVLDGLARPTHFAGMLTVVLKLLNIAAPHAAFFGEKDYQQLVLIKQMVDDLDLDIEIVGVPTVRESDGLALSSRNRYLDPDQRELATTLSAALLAGAHAAAGGRDAILAAAQSVLDSHPGIEVDYLALTGRQLEEPPERGDGRLLIAARIGAARLIDNVGVAIGTGFAGRDPEQTAN, via the coding sequence ATGACATCTGATCTGAGTGAAAAGTCTTATACCCCAGGAGAACTGACTGTCCATCGCGATCCGGCGACGCTGCAGCGGGTGAGCCGGGCACTGCGTCAGGCGGGTAAACGGGTGGTGCTGGTGCCCACCATGGGCGCGCTGCACGCGGGTCACCTCGAACTCGTCCGCGCCGCCAGGTCACGCGGCAACACCGTCGTCATCGTGTCGATCTTCGTGAATCCCTTGCAGTTCGGTGAGAACGAGGATCTGGACGCGTACCCGCGCACCTTCGACGACGACTGCGCGCTGCTGCGTCCGCTTGGCGTGGAACTCGTGTTCGCGCCGACCGCCGCCGGCATGTATCCGAACGGCCGGCGGACCATGGTGCAGCCCGGCCCCGCCGGTGCCGTCCTCGACGGACTGGCACGGCCCACGCACTTCGCCGGGATGCTCACCGTGGTTCTCAAGTTGCTCAACATCGCGGCACCGCACGCGGCCTTCTTCGGCGAGAAGGACTATCAGCAGCTGGTCCTGATCAAGCAGATGGTCGACGATCTCGACCTCGACATCGAGATCGTCGGCGTGCCGACGGTTCGCGAGTCCGACGGCCTCGCGCTGTCGTCGCGCAACCGCTATCTCGACCCCGACCAACGCGAGCTCGCGACCACGTTGTCGGCGGCACTGCTCGCGGGCGCCCATGCCGCGGCCGGTGGTCGTGACGCGATACTCGCTGCGGCGCAGTCGGTGCTGGACTCGCACCCGGGTATCGAGGTGGACTATCTCGCCCTCACCGGAAGGCAGCTCGAGGAACCACCGGAACGTGGCGACGGCCGCTTGCTGATCGCCGCGCGGATTGGCGCGGCGCGACTCATCGACAACGTCGGCGTGGCCATCGGAACCGGATTTGCCGGCCGCGACCCCGAACAGACCGCCAACTGA
- the folP gene encoding dihydropteroate synthase: MGVINVTADSFSDGGRYLDHDAAIAHGHELIAQGADLIDIGGESTRPGASRVDPADEAKRVAPVIAGLAGAGVPISVDTMRAPVAAAAIEAGAAVINDVSGGRADADMARVVADAGLPWILMHWRPIDRDNRDGAFTHGIGDVGGYRDVVAEVSGELLAQVDSAVSAGVDPNRIVLDPGLGFAKTAEHNWALLHALPTFVGLGFPVLVGASRKRFLGTLLARDGELRPPAGREIATASISALAAMDGAWAVRVHDVEKSRDAVAVASAWRRGGSRGTGLPRRDTETHEADARGIDVQGADDTGVVSH; this comes from the coding sequence ATGGGCGTCATCAACGTGACGGCCGATTCGTTCTCCGACGGTGGTCGTTACCTCGACCACGACGCGGCCATCGCGCACGGGCACGAACTGATCGCACAGGGTGCCGATCTGATCGACATCGGTGGTGAATCGACTCGGCCGGGAGCGAGCCGGGTGGATCCCGCCGACGAGGCGAAGCGGGTTGCGCCGGTGATCGCGGGACTCGCCGGCGCGGGCGTGCCCATCTCGGTCGACACGATGCGCGCACCGGTCGCAGCAGCGGCCATCGAGGCAGGCGCCGCGGTGATCAACGACGTCTCCGGCGGGCGCGCCGACGCCGACATGGCCCGTGTGGTCGCGGATGCGGGCCTGCCCTGGATTCTGATGCACTGGCGGCCGATCGACCGCGACAACCGCGACGGTGCGTTCACACACGGCATCGGAGACGTCGGCGGATACCGCGACGTGGTGGCCGAGGTGTCCGGTGAACTGCTGGCACAGGTCGACAGCGCGGTGTCGGCGGGGGTCGATCCCAATCGCATCGTGCTCGACCCTGGCCTCGGTTTTGCCAAGACCGCCGAACACAACTGGGCGCTGTTGCACGCACTGCCCACGTTTGTCGGTCTCGGATTCCCGGTTCTCGTCGGGGCTTCGCGCAAACGGTTTCTGGGTACGTTGCTCGCCCGCGACGGCGAGTTGCGTCCACCTGCGGGCCGGGAGATCGCGACCGCGTCGATCTCGGCGCTGGCCGCGATGGACGGGGCCTGGGCAGTGCGGGTGCACGATGTGGAGAAGAGTCGCGATGCGGTCGCCGTGGCGAGTGCGTGGCGCCGCGGGGGCAGCCGTGGAACGGGCCTCCCGCGCCGCGACACCGAGACCCACGAGGCCGATGCCCGGGGCATCGACGTCCAGGGAGCTGACGACACAGGAGTGGTGAGCCACTGA
- a CDS encoding Rossmann-like and DUF2520 domain-containing protein gives MGRDDDSRYLSGLSNLPAPARLTVGVIAAGRVGTALGAALEQAGHVVGAVVARSEGSRRRAADRLPESEILDLSAVVARSELLIIAVPDDALADVIDDVVMAETLRPNTLVAHTAGAKGIGILAPLTERGALPLAIHPAMTFVGTSEDTNRLRQATFAVTAADEVGYAIAQALVLEMGGEPVRIAESDRILYHAALAHGANHLVTLISDAVSALNSAIEGPDGQSARDAATVDGSGIRLAERILGPLVSAALQNVLELGPRALTGPVARGDATAVADHLAALRALPADRAGDTDIAEAYRVLARRTAGYTDAPDDLLDVLEAK, from the coding sequence ATGGGCCGTGATGATGATTCGCGCTACCTGTCCGGTCTCTCCAACCTGCCCGCGCCTGCCCGGCTCACCGTCGGCGTGATCGCGGCCGGGCGTGTTGGGACCGCGCTCGGGGCCGCACTCGAGCAGGCCGGTCACGTGGTCGGCGCGGTGGTCGCGCGGTCCGAGGGGTCTCGTCGTCGCGCCGCCGACCGGCTGCCCGAATCCGAGATCCTCGACCTTTCCGCAGTGGTCGCACGCTCCGAACTCCTGATCATCGCCGTCCCCGACGACGCGCTCGCCGATGTGATCGACGACGTCGTGATGGCAGAAACGCTGCGACCGAACACGCTGGTGGCGCACACCGCCGGTGCCAAGGGCATCGGCATCCTGGCGCCTCTCACCGAACGCGGCGCGTTGCCGTTGGCGATACATCCCGCGATGACCTTCGTCGGGACCAGTGAGGACACCAACCGTCTGCGGCAGGCGACCTTCGCCGTCACCGCCGCCGACGAGGTCGGATACGCGATCGCGCAAGCCCTCGTGCTGGAGATGGGCGGCGAGCCGGTGCGCATCGCGGAGTCGGATCGCATTCTGTACCACGCCGCTCTGGCACACGGCGCCAACCACCTGGTCACCCTCATCTCGGACGCCGTCAGCGCACTCAACTCGGCCATCGAGGGTCCCGACGGCCAGTCTGCGCGTGACGCCGCGACCGTCGACGGCAGCGGCATCCGTCTTGCCGAGCGCATCCTCGGCCCGCTGGTGAGCGCGGCGTTGCAGAACGTGCTCGAACTCGGACCGCGTGCCCTGACCGGACCGGTCGCCCGCGGTGACGCCACCGCCGTCGCCGATCACCTCGCTGCCCTGCGTGCCCTGCCGGCCGACCGGGCAGGCGACACCGATATCGCCGAGGCCTACCGCGTGCTGGCCCGCCGCACGGCCGGTTACACCGATGCCCCCGACGATCTCCTCGATGTTCTGGAGGCGAAATGA
- the folB gene encoding dihydroneopterin aldolase, with translation MADRIELRGLVVRGNHGVFEHERRDGQEFILDITLWLDLAVAAASDDLDDTVDYGALAQKAHDIVAGEPRNLIEAVGGEVAESIMDDERIAACEVTVHKPSAPIPLQFGDVAVVTRRSRKGMSR, from the coding sequence ATGGCCGATCGGATCGAACTGCGGGGACTCGTCGTCCGCGGCAATCACGGTGTCTTCGAGCATGAGCGACGTGACGGCCAGGAGTTCATCCTCGACATCACGCTCTGGCTCGACCTCGCGGTCGCCGCGGCCTCCGACGACCTCGACGACACGGTCGACTACGGTGCGCTCGCGCAGAAGGCCCACGACATCGTCGCGGGCGAACCGCGCAATCTCATCGAAGCGGTCGGCGGCGAGGTCGCCGAATCGATCATGGACGACGAGCGGATCGCGGCGTGCGAGGTGACCGTCCACAAGCCGTCCGCGCCGATCCCGCTGCAGTTCGGCGACGTCGCGGTGGTGACGCGACGCTCCCGGAAAGGCATGTCCCGATGA